The proteins below are encoded in one region of Streptomyces cyanogenus:
- a CDS encoding cytochrome C oxidase subunit I, with the protein MQGAGAGGDLGNEVEGYLLWQARVAEAERRAREFTGSLDWLTTAQREQVEQRYVADSLQRARGDLERVAARCVSLRAEYEQRYRELRRRCVGIALAVCAGCTTLATLLLVL; encoded by the coding sequence ATGCAGGGGGCAGGCGCCGGCGGGGACCTCGGCAACGAGGTGGAGGGCTACCTGCTGTGGCAGGCCCGGGTCGCGGAGGCGGAGCGGCGCGCCCGGGAGTTCACCGGCTCGCTGGACTGGCTGACGACGGCACAGCGGGAACAGGTCGAGCAGCGGTACGTCGCCGACAGCCTCCAGCGGGCCAGGGGTGACCTGGAACGGGTCGCGGCGCGCTGTGTGTCGCTGCGGGCGGAGTACGAGCAGCGTTACCGGGAGCTGCGGCGGCGCTGCGTGGGCATCGCCCTCGCGGTGTGCGCGGGCTGCACCACGCTGGCCACGCTGCTGCTGGTCCTCTGA
- a CDS encoding beta-galactosidase: MALSRRTFSALAGSAALGLALGGSGGPGAPSAYAGASAPTGPAPAPPRADGRRHTIGYDRYSLLVDGRRLVLWSGEMHPFRLPSPSLWRDVLQKMRAHGFNAVSIYVAWNYHSPAPGRYDFTGVRDLDLFLRTAAETGLYVVLRPGPYINAEVDGGGFPGWLTATKGTARTDDPAYLSHVDEWLTQVNRIAGRHLFTQGTGTVLLYQIENEYDAHVGEPTGRNYMAHLYRKVRADGIDVPLFHNDKGRNGYWTPGSFDTGGERGGWLYGFDGYPSPSQTPPDWGHYGPGGAKGGATASPTTPGFVPEFGGGWFDPWGGAWFDGKGYAESRRTRDAAYERRFYLTNLANGLTLHNVYMTFGGTSWGWLPAPVVYTSYDYGAAIDEARNVTDKMAPMHQLGHLLQRVPDFAKLDRAADVTAEGLKVYHLTNPDTGSHVYIARNDGTDPVTTDLPTDAGDLPITVPGKDATLLTTGLPLGERTLKYATASPMTLVTAGRQDVAVFAGRSGQMAELVLDCPDEPFVQRLDEEAGWAYDRGELHVNAPLGQGGLTRVLVQNGGSDTPLLLLFADDATAVRLFPHDTPSGTLLVYGPALLRHVELRGSEVHLTGDVTERTSMEVWGPRGIDTLVWNGQRLATRVTLSGSLMTTGMLPDVPEVRLPELGGWRMRRENPEAGPSFDDSSWKVADKASSSSTTAVPDGQPVLFADDYGFHYGDVWYRGTFDDTTGVEEVSLAYSTGTQGLLMAWLDGEPLGTHRMPVPDKTVTIRKGSWAETAVFPVREQLRSPGRHVLSVLVRRMQHDQDGKALDTHKAARGLTAVTFKGAAPKVRWRIQGAGAADPVRGPMNNGGLYGEREGWHLPGFRDRDWEKVSFPRAARYQGVTWYRTEFRLSVPGGVDASIGLTLDDDPYRAYRAQLFLNGWNLGQYINNVGPQHTFVLPNGILRTRGTNTLALAVLSEFTTLSGPGSVRLTLLGKASGGVPVTPV; the protein is encoded by the coding sequence TTGGCGCTCAGCAGACGTACCTTCAGTGCCCTGGCCGGCTCGGCCGCGCTCGGGCTCGCCCTGGGCGGCAGCGGCGGCCCCGGCGCGCCGTCCGCGTACGCGGGCGCCAGCGCGCCGACCGGTCCGGCGCCGGCCCCGCCGCGCGCGGACGGCCGGCGGCACACCATCGGGTACGACCGCTACTCGCTGCTCGTCGACGGGCGGCGGCTGGTGCTGTGGTCCGGCGAGATGCACCCGTTCCGGCTGCCCAGCCCGTCGCTGTGGCGGGACGTGCTGCAGAAGATGCGGGCGCACGGGTTCAACGCCGTCAGCATCTACGTGGCCTGGAACTACCACTCCCCCGCGCCCGGCCGGTACGACTTCACGGGCGTGCGGGACCTGGACCTGTTCCTGCGGACGGCCGCCGAGACCGGGCTGTACGTCGTCCTGCGGCCGGGTCCGTACATCAACGCCGAGGTGGACGGCGGCGGCTTCCCGGGCTGGCTGACCGCGACGAAGGGCACGGCCCGCACCGACGACCCGGCCTATCTGTCGCACGTCGACGAGTGGCTGACCCAGGTGAACCGGATCGCCGGCCGGCACCTGTTCACGCAGGGCACCGGCACGGTCCTGCTGTACCAGATCGAGAACGAGTACGACGCCCACGTGGGGGAGCCCACCGGGCGGAACTACATGGCCCACCTGTACCGGAAGGTGCGGGCCGACGGGATCGACGTACCGCTGTTCCACAACGACAAGGGCCGCAACGGGTACTGGACCCCCGGCTCGTTCGACACCGGCGGCGAGCGGGGCGGCTGGCTGTACGGGTTCGACGGGTACCCGTCCCCCTCCCAGACCCCGCCGGACTGGGGGCACTACGGCCCCGGCGGCGCGAAGGGCGGGGCCACCGCCTCCCCCACCACGCCCGGGTTCGTGCCCGAGTTCGGGGGCGGCTGGTTCGATCCGTGGGGCGGTGCCTGGTTCGACGGCAAGGGGTACGCAGAGTCGCGGCGCACCCGGGACGCCGCGTACGAGCGCCGGTTCTACCTGACCAACCTGGCCAACGGCCTCACCCTGCACAACGTGTACATGACCTTCGGCGGCACCTCGTGGGGCTGGCTGCCCGCGCCGGTCGTCTACACGTCGTACGACTACGGCGCCGCCATCGACGAGGCCCGTAACGTCACGGACAAGATGGCGCCGATGCACCAGCTGGGGCACCTGCTCCAGCGCGTGCCCGACTTCGCCAAGCTGGACCGGGCGGCGGACGTGACCGCCGAGGGGCTGAAGGTGTACCACCTGACCAACCCCGACACCGGCAGCCATGTGTACATCGCCCGCAACGACGGCACGGACCCGGTCACCACCGACCTGCCGACCGACGCCGGCGACCTGCCGATCACGGTGCCCGGCAAGGACGCCACGCTGCTCACCACCGGGCTGCCGCTGGGCGAGCGGACCCTGAAGTACGCCACCGCCTCGCCCATGACGCTCGTGACGGCGGGCCGGCAGGACGTCGCGGTGTTCGCGGGCCGGAGCGGCCAGATGGCCGAGCTGGTGCTGGACTGCCCGGACGAGCCGTTCGTGCAGCGGCTCGACGAGGAGGCCGGCTGGGCCTACGACCGCGGCGAACTCCATGTGAACGCGCCCCTCGGGCAGGGCGGCCTGACCCGGGTCCTGGTGCAGAACGGCGGGAGCGACACCCCGCTGCTGCTGCTCTTCGCCGACGACGCCACCGCCGTCCGCCTCTTCCCCCACGACACTCCGTCCGGGACGCTGCTCGTCTACGGCCCGGCGCTGCTGCGGCACGTGGAGCTGCGCGGCTCGGAGGTGCATCTGACCGGTGACGTCACCGAGCGGACCAGCATGGAGGTGTGGGGGCCGCGCGGGATCGACACCCTGGTGTGGAACGGGCAGCGGCTGGCCACCCGGGTCACCCTCTCCGGCAGCCTGATGACCACCGGGATGCTGCCGGACGTGCCCGAGGTCCGGCTGCCCGAGCTGGGCGGGTGGCGGATGCGGAGGGAGAACCCGGAGGCGGGCCCGAGCTTCGACGACTCCTCGTGGAAGGTGGCCGACAAGGCCTCCTCGTCCAGTACCACGGCCGTCCCGGACGGACAGCCGGTCCTCTTCGCCGACGACTACGGCTTCCACTACGGGGACGTCTGGTACCGGGGCACCTTCGACGACACCACCGGCGTCGAGGAGGTGTCGCTCGCCTACAGCACCGGCACGCAGGGCCTGCTGATGGCCTGGCTGGACGGCGAGCCGCTGGGCACGCACCGGATGCCGGTGCCGGACAAGACGGTGACCATCCGCAAGGGCAGCTGGGCGGAGACGGCGGTCTTCCCGGTGCGCGAGCAGCTGCGCTCCCCCGGCCGGCATGTGCTGTCGGTCCTGGTCCGGCGCATGCAGCACGACCAGGACGGCAAGGCGCTCGACACGCACAAGGCGGCGCGCGGGCTGACGGCGGTCACCTTCAAGGGCGCCGCGCCGAAGGTGCGCTGGCGCATCCAGGGCGCGGGCGCCGCCGACCCCGTGCGCGGGCCGATGAACAACGGCGGCCTGTACGGCGAGCGGGAGGGCTGGCACCTGCCCGGCTTCCGGGACCGGGACTGGGAGAAGGTGAGTTTCCCGCGCGCCGCGCGGTACCAGGGCGTGACCTGGTACCGGACCGAGTTCCGGCTGTCGGTGCCGGGCGGCGTCGACGCGTCGATCGGCCTGACCCTGGACGACGACCCGTACCGCGCCTACCGCGCCCAGCTCTTCCTCAACGGCTGGAACCTGGGCCAGTACATCAACAACGTCGGCCCGCAGCACACCTTCGTCCTGCCGAACGGCATCCTGCGCACCCGGGGCACCAACACCCTCGCGCTGGCGGTCCTCTCGGAGTTCACCACGCTGTCGGGCCCCGGGTCGGTACGGCTGACGCTGCTCGGCAAGGCGAGCGGCGGTGTGCCGGTCACACCGGTCTGA
- a CDS encoding alpha-N-arabinofuranosidase: MSKRTARFTLDPAFGVGDAGPRLFGSFVEHLGRCVYTGIYEPGHPTADAEGLRTDVLDLVRELGVTAVRYPGGNFVSGYRWEDSVGPRAERPRRLDLAWHSTETNRFGLSEYIAFLRKLGPRAEPMMAVNLGTRGVAEALQLQEYANHPAGTALSDLRVAHGDKEPFGIRLWCLGNEMDGPWQTGHRTAREYGRIAAETARAMRRQDPGVELVVCGSSSQAMPTFAEWEATVLAETYELVDHVSLHAYYEPVDGDLDSFLASAVDMESFIENVVATADHVGARLKSKKKINLSFDEWNVWYLSKWQEYARTVAPSDWPEAPRLLEDTYSVTDAVVLGSLLIALLRHADRVTVACLAQLVNVIAPIMTEPGGPAWRQTTFFPFAQASRYGRGRVLDVRVDSPTYETKKYGETDLLHATAVRADDGTVTVFAVNRSRTEPLPLEVTLHGLGLTAVTEHSALADADPDARNTLADPERVGPHPVEGTALADGTLTAVLEPLSWNVIRLA; encoded by the coding sequence ATGAGCAAGCGCACCGCCCGCTTCACCCTCGACCCCGCCTTCGGCGTCGGCGACGCCGGCCCCCGCCTCTTCGGCTCCTTCGTGGAACACCTCGGCCGCTGCGTCTATACCGGCATCTACGAGCCCGGCCACCCCACGGCCGACGCCGAAGGCCTGCGGACCGACGTGCTCGACCTGGTCCGCGAACTCGGCGTCACCGCCGTCCGCTACCCGGGTGGCAACTTCGTGTCGGGCTACAGGTGGGAGGACTCGGTCGGCCCGCGGGCGGAACGCCCCCGGCGCCTGGACCTGGCCTGGCACTCCACCGAGACCAACCGGTTCGGCCTCTCGGAGTACATCGCGTTCCTGAGGAAGCTCGGCCCCCGGGCCGAGCCCATGATGGCCGTGAACCTCGGGACGAGAGGCGTCGCCGAGGCCCTCCAGCTCCAGGAGTACGCCAACCACCCCGCCGGCACGGCCCTCTCCGACCTGCGCGTCGCCCACGGCGACAAGGAGCCCTTCGGCATCCGGCTCTGGTGCCTCGGCAACGAGATGGACGGCCCCTGGCAGACCGGCCACAGGACGGCCCGCGAGTACGGGCGGATCGCCGCCGAGACCGCCCGCGCCATGCGCCGGCAGGACCCCGGGGTGGAACTGGTCGTCTGCGGCTCCTCCAGCCAGGCCATGCCCACTTTCGCCGAGTGGGAGGCGACCGTCCTGGCGGAGACCTACGAGCTGGTCGACCACGTCTCGCTGCACGCCTACTACGAGCCCGTCGACGGCGACCTGGACTCCTTCCTCGCCTCGGCCGTCGACATGGAGTCCTTCATCGAGAACGTGGTCGCGACGGCCGACCACGTGGGCGCGCGGCTGAAGTCGAAGAAGAAGATCAACCTCTCCTTCGACGAGTGGAACGTCTGGTACCTCTCGAAGTGGCAGGAGTACGCCAGGACCGTCGCCCCCTCAGACTGGCCCGAGGCGCCCCGCCTGCTGGAGGACACCTACAGCGTCACCGACGCGGTCGTCCTCGGCTCGCTCCTCATCGCGCTGCTCCGGCACGCCGACCGCGTCACCGTCGCCTGCCTCGCCCAGCTCGTCAACGTCATCGCCCCGATCATGACCGAGCCCGGCGGCCCGGCCTGGCGGCAGACGACGTTCTTCCCGTTCGCCCAGGCCTCCCGGTACGGCCGGGGCCGGGTGCTGGACGTCCGTGTCGACTCCCCGACCTACGAGACGAAGAAGTACGGCGAGACGGACCTGCTGCACGCCACCGCCGTCCGCGCGGACGACGGCACGGTCACGGTGTTCGCGGTCAACCGCAGCCGTACCGAACCACTGCCCCTGGAGGTGACCCTCCACGGGCTGGGGCTGACGGCCGTCACCGAGCACAGCGCGCTCGCGGACGCCGACCCCGACGCCCGCAACACCCTGGCCGACCCCGAACGCGTCGGCCCGCACCCGGTCGAGGGCACCGCCCTGGCGGACGGCACCCTCACCGCCGTACTGGAGCCGCTGTCCTGGAACGTGATCAGGCTGGCGTGA
- a CDS encoding aldose epimerase family protein, which translates to MELNRRTVMAGAAAAGLAATTLGTGSARAATGPAGRRPAKELFGTLADGTRVYRWSLENGGTRLKVLSYGGIVQTLEIPDRHGRHANVVAGFDNLADYVAKSPYFGALIGRYGNRIGKGRFTLDGKAYQLSVNDGVNSLHGGAKGFDKHVWHVEPFTKGSDVGLHLHYTSVDGEMGYPGTLRTKVTYTLTRHGDWRIDYEATTDRATVVNLTSHVYWNLAGEGSGTIEDHELSIAASRYTPTDPGLIPTGELARVAGTPFDFRHAKPVGRDIRAGHEQQVQAKGYDHNWVLDKGITARPEHVATLRDPRSGRTLRIATNEPGLQFYSGNFLDGTLAGTGGRTYRQGDALCLETQHFPDSPNHAHFPSTVLRPGQTYRTSTMHAFGA; encoded by the coding sequence ATGGAACTGAACAGACGCACGGTCATGGCAGGAGCAGCGGCGGCGGGCCTCGCCGCCACCACCCTCGGCACGGGCAGCGCCCGGGCCGCCACCGGTCCGGCAGGCCGCAGGCCGGCGAAGGAACTCTTCGGCACGCTCGCCGACGGCACCAGGGTGTACCGCTGGTCGCTGGAGAACGGCGGCACCCGGCTGAAGGTGCTCTCCTACGGCGGCATCGTCCAGACCCTGGAGATCCCCGACCGGCACGGCCGCCACGCGAACGTCGTGGCCGGCTTCGACAACCTCGCCGACTACGTGGCGAAGAGCCCGTACTTCGGCGCCCTCATCGGCCGGTACGGCAACCGCATCGGCAAGGGGCGGTTCACGCTGGACGGCAAGGCGTACCAGCTCTCCGTGAACGACGGCGTCAACAGCCTGCACGGCGGGGCCAAGGGCTTCGACAAGCACGTGTGGCACGTCGAGCCGTTCACCAAGGGCTCGGACGTCGGACTGCACCTGCACTACACGAGCGTCGACGGCGAGATGGGCTACCCGGGCACGCTGCGGACGAAGGTGACGTACACCCTCACCCGGCACGGCGACTGGCGCATCGACTACGAGGCCACCACCGACAGGGCCACCGTGGTCAACCTCACCAGTCACGTCTACTGGAACCTGGCCGGCGAGGGCAGCGGCACGATCGAGGACCACGAGCTCTCGATCGCCGCGTCCCGCTACACCCCCACCGACCCGGGTCTGATCCCCACCGGTGAGCTGGCCCGGGTCGCGGGCACCCCGTTCGACTTCCGGCATGCCAAGCCGGTCGGCCGGGACATCCGGGCCGGCCACGAGCAGCAGGTGCAGGCCAAGGGCTACGACCACAACTGGGTCCTGGACAAGGGGATCACGGCGCGGCCCGAGCACGTCGCGACCCTGCGCGACCCGCGCTCCGGCCGCACCCTGAGGATCGCCACGAACGAGCCGGGCCTGCAGTTCTACTCCGGCAACTTCCTCGACGGCACGCTCGCCGGCACCGGTGGCCGCACCTACCGGCAGGGCGACGCCCTGTGCCTGGAGACGCAGCACTTCCCGGACTCGCCGAACCACGCGCACTTCCCGTCGACGGTGCTGCGGCCGGGGCAGACATACCGGACATCGACCATGCACGCCTTCGGGGCGTGA
- a CDS encoding pyridoxal phosphate-dependent aminotransferase — protein sequence MAGNVTSLFRGTAAHSPSMAALTREGGDGTGPVDFCIPCNPYFPTPAMFEEMAGRLREIVTYYPSNADTITGELCSLLQLPPQCVAMGNGSTELITWIDHLLVRESLAVPVPTFGRWTDQPMETGKRVDMFPLQEANGFALDLAQYAEFIRARGTRVAVICNPNNPDGGFLRRQQVVQFMDAMTDLDLVVVDESFLEFADAEAEPSVVQEAMLRPNVIVLRSLGKNFGLHGIRFGYLVANPALAGKVRSMLPKWNLNSFAEHVVFMLKEHGAEYAQSLQQVRRDRLEMASHLSALPGLTVYPSQGNFLFVRLPVGAEGTVVRDRMLTEHRILVRECGNKIGSSSRFLRLVVRPQVDVRRLVSGLEQVLYGSRRGAAVPELGTGTSYSSGTAAVDRLVSETNGAGMRLTAAGPAPAAGTGMPLPAAVAPAGGGMPMPAAAQPAPAPVPAPAPAPAPAPQPAFTPVPAPTPMPAPAPAPQPAFTPVPAPAPMPAPPAPPAPAPVPAAAVAPTPPGVPARGGLTAAQVRGMTAPAPAAGLTPAPATGWPNAQSWPNAAGTGQAAG from the coding sequence TTGGCCGGCAACGTCACCTCGTTGTTCCGCGGCACCGCCGCGCACAGCCCCTCCATGGCGGCGCTGACGCGGGAGGGCGGCGACGGGACCGGCCCGGTGGACTTCTGCATCCCCTGCAATCCGTACTTCCCGACGCCCGCCATGTTCGAGGAGATGGCGGGCCGGCTGCGTGAAATCGTCACCTACTACCCGAGCAACGCCGACACCATCACCGGTGAACTGTGCTCGCTGCTCCAGCTGCCGCCGCAGTGCGTGGCGATGGGCAACGGCTCCACGGAGCTGATCACCTGGATCGACCACCTGCTGGTCCGTGAGTCCCTGGCCGTCCCGGTCCCCACCTTCGGCCGCTGGACCGACCAGCCGATGGAGACCGGCAAGCGGGTCGACATGTTCCCGCTCCAGGAGGCGAACGGCTTCGCCCTGGACCTCGCGCAGTACGCGGAGTTCATCCGCGCCCGCGGCACCCGGGTCGCCGTGATCTGCAACCCGAACAACCCCGACGGCGGCTTCCTGCGCCGGCAGCAGGTCGTGCAGTTCATGGACGCGATGACCGACCTGGATCTCGTCGTGGTCGACGAGTCGTTCCTGGAGTTCGCCGACGCGGAGGCCGAGCCCAGCGTCGTCCAGGAGGCCATGCTCCGCCCCAACGTGATCGTCCTGCGCAGCCTCGGCAAGAACTTCGGCCTGCACGGCATCCGTTTCGGCTACCTCGTCGCCAACCCGGCGCTCGCCGGCAAGGTCCGCTCGATGCTGCCGAAGTGGAACCTCAACTCCTTCGCCGAGCACGTGGTGTTCATGCTGAAGGAGCACGGGGCCGAGTACGCCCAGAGCCTCCAGCAGGTCCGCCGCGACCGGCTGGAGATGGCCAGCCACCTCTCCGCACTCCCCGGCCTCACCGTCTACCCCTCCCAGGGGAACTTCCTGTTCGTGCGCCTGCCCGTGGGCGCCGAGGGCACGGTGGTGCGGGACCGGATGCTCACCGAGCACCGGATCCTGGTCCGCGAGTGCGGCAACAAGATCGGATCCTCCAGCCGCTTCCTGCGGCTCGTGGTGCGCCCCCAGGTCGACGTGCGTCGCCTGGTGTCCGGCCTGGAGCAGGTGCTCTACGGGTCCAGGAGGGGAGCCGCCGTACCCGAGCTGGGCACCGGGACCAGCTACAGCTCGGGTACGGCGGCGGTCGACCGGCTGGTCAGCGAGACCAACGGGGCCGGAATGCGGCTCACCGCGGCCGGCCCCGCTCCGGCCGCCGGCACCGGCATGCCGCTCCCCGCCGCCGTTGCGCCGGCCGGCGGCGGGATGCCGATGCCGGCGGCAGCCCAGCCGGCCCCTGCACCAGTACCGGCCCCGGCACCCGCACCCGCACCCGCACCACAGCCCGCGTTCACCCCCGTTCCGGCACCGACCCCCATGCCGGCGCCCGCCCCGGCACCGCAGCCGGCGTTCACCCCCGTCCCGGCGCCGGCGCCGATGCCTGCCCCGCCCGCGCCGCCGGCCCCCGCACCCGTACCGGCCGCCGCCGTCGCCCCCACCCCGCCCGGGGTTCCGGCCCGGGGTGGGCTCACCGCGGCCCAGGTACGCGGAATGACGGCACCGGCCCCCGCCGCCGGCCTGACCCCGGCCCCCGCGACGGGCTGGCCCAACGCCCAGAGCTGGCCGAACGCGGCCGGGACGGGCCAAGCAGCAGGCTGA
- a CDS encoding RrF2 family transcriptional regulator, with protein MRISARADYAVRAVLELAVRQGNGPVKAEEIAAVQDIPHKFLEGILGDLRRAGIVDSRRGGGGGYRLARTAASITVADVIRAVDGPIVSVRGERPTGLSYTGTAQPLLPLWIALRANVRRILEGVTLADLAADALPEPVRALAAEPAAWENP; from the coding sequence ATGAGGATCTCGGCACGGGCGGATTACGCGGTACGGGCGGTACTGGAGCTGGCCGTACGGCAGGGTAACGGCCCGGTGAAGGCAGAGGAAATCGCCGCCGTGCAGGACATCCCGCACAAGTTCCTGGAAGGGATCCTCGGCGACCTGCGCCGGGCCGGGATCGTCGACAGCCGGCGCGGCGGAGGCGGCGGTTACCGGCTGGCCCGGACCGCTGCCTCGATCACCGTGGCCGACGTCATCCGGGCGGTCGACGGCCCGATCGTGTCGGTGCGCGGCGAACGCCCGACCGGCCTGTCCTACACCGGCACCGCCCAGCCCCTGCTGCCGCTGTGGATCGCCCTGCGCGCCAACGTCCGCCGCATCCTGGAGGGCGTCACCCTCGCCGACCTCGCGGCGGACGCGCTGCCCGAACCGGTACGCGCCCTGGCGGCGGAGCCGGCGGCCTGGGAGAACCCGTAG
- a CDS encoding DUF4360 domain-containing protein translates to MAGGLLMSGAVAALLTTALPAHASSPFDNPPPDKIVIDVATVNGSGCPAGTAAVAVSPDNTAFTVTYSAYLAQAGGNSDPTAFRKNCQLNLMVHVPQGFTYAVASADYRGFASLQRGASATQKASYYFQGSSNTVPRTHPFGGPYNDDWQATDSTDWAQLVWAPCGVLRNFNINTELRVNAGTTSPDKVSFMTMDSTDGDISTVYHMAWKTCPNS, encoded by the coding sequence ATGGCTGGTGGACTCCTCATGAGCGGCGCAGTGGCCGCTCTCCTCACCACCGCACTGCCCGCGCACGCCTCGTCCCCGTTCGACAACCCGCCCCCGGACAAGATCGTCATCGACGTCGCGACGGTGAACGGCTCGGGCTGCCCGGCCGGCACGGCCGCGGTGGCGGTGTCGCCGGACAACACCGCCTTCACGGTGACCTACAGCGCCTACCTGGCCCAGGCCGGCGGCAACTCCGACCCCACGGCCTTCCGCAAGAACTGCCAGCTCAACCTGATGGTCCACGTCCCGCAGGGCTTCACCTACGCGGTAGCAAGCGCCGACTACCGGGGCTTCGCCTCGCTCCAGCGCGGCGCCTCGGCCACACAGAAGGCGTCGTACTACTTCCAGGGCTCGTCGAACACCGTGCCCAGGACCCACCCGTTCGGCGGCCCCTACAACGACGACTGGCAGGCCACCGACTCCACCGACTGGGCCCAACTGGTCTGGGCGCCCTGCGGGGTCCTGCGCAACTTCAACATCAACACCGAGCTGCGCGTCAACGCCGGCACCACGAGCCCCGACAAGGTCAGTTTCATGACCATGGACTCGACGGACGGCGACATCAGCACGGTGTACCACATGGCGTGGAAGACCTGTCCGAACTCCTAG
- the ctaD gene encoding cytochrome c oxidase subunit I: protein MSILNEPQGGAAAAEDSYENELPVRRKQPGNVVVKWLTTTDHKTIGTLYLTTSFGFFLVGGVMALIIRAELARPGLQLVSNEQYNQLFTMHGTVMLLMFATPLFAGFTNWIMPLQIGAPDVAFPRLNMFAYWLYLFGSLIAVGGFLTPNGAADFGWFAYTPLSDLIRSPDIGSDLWIMGLAFSGFGTILGAVNFITTIICMRAPGMTMFRMPIFTWNVLLTAVLVLLAFPVLAAALFALEADRKFGAHVYDPANGGALLWQHLFWFFGHPEVYIIALPFFGIVTEVIPVFARKPIFGYMGLVAATIAIAGLSATVWAHHMYPTQGALLPFFAFMTFLIAVPTGVKFFNWIGTMWKGSLSFETPMLWATGFLVTFLFGGLTGVILASPPLDFHVTDSYFVVAHFHYVVFGTVVFAMFAGFHFWWPKFTGKMLDERLGKITFWTLFLGFHGTFLVQHWLGAEGMPRRYADYLAVDGFTALNTVSTISSFLLGLSMLPFLYNVWKTAKYGKPVGVDDPWGYGRSLEWATSCPPPRHNFVTLPRIRSESPAFDLHHPDIAMREQEAYALPATDDRGHG, encoded by the coding sequence GTGAGCATCCTGAACGAACCCCAGGGCGGTGCAGCCGCGGCCGAGGACTCGTACGAGAACGAACTGCCCGTCCGGCGCAAGCAGCCCGGCAACGTCGTGGTGAAGTGGCTGACGACCACCGACCACAAGACGATCGGCACGCTCTATCTGACCACGTCGTTCGGGTTCTTCCTGGTCGGTGGAGTGATGGCCCTGATCATCCGGGCCGAACTGGCCCGGCCGGGCCTGCAGCTGGTCTCCAACGAGCAGTACAACCAGCTGTTCACGATGCACGGCACCGTGATGCTGCTGATGTTCGCCACCCCGCTGTTCGCCGGCTTCACGAACTGGATCATGCCGCTGCAGATCGGCGCACCGGACGTGGCGTTCCCGCGGCTGAACATGTTCGCCTACTGGCTGTACCTCTTCGGCTCGCTCATCGCGGTCGGCGGTTTCCTCACCCCGAACGGCGCGGCCGACTTCGGCTGGTTCGCCTACACCCCCCTGTCGGACCTGATCCGCAGCCCGGACATCGGTTCGGACCTGTGGATCATGGGTCTGGCCTTCTCCGGCTTCGGCACCATCCTCGGCGCCGTCAACTTCATCACCACGATCATCTGCATGCGCGCCCCCGGCATGACCATGTTCCGCATGCCGATCTTCACCTGGAACGTGCTGCTGACCGCCGTGCTGGTCCTGCTCGCCTTCCCGGTCCTGGCGGCCGCGCTGTTCGCGCTGGAGGCGGACCGCAAGTTCGGCGCCCACGTGTACGATCCGGCCAACGGTGGCGCGCTGCTGTGGCAGCACCTCTTCTGGTTCTTCGGCCACCCCGAGGTGTACATCATCGCCCTGCCGTTCTTCGGCATCGTCACCGAGGTGATCCCGGTCTTCGCCCGCAAGCCGATCTTCGGCTACATGGGCCTGGTCGCCGCGACCATCGCGATCGCGGGGCTGTCCGCGACCGTGTGGGCGCACCACATGTACCCCACCCAGGGCGCACTGCTGCCGTTCTTCGCCTTCATGACCTTCCTGATCGCGGTGCCGACCGGAGTGAAGTTCTTCAACTGGATCGGCACCATGTGGAAGGGCTCGCTCTCCTTCGAGACACCGATGCTGTGGGCCACCGGCTTCCTCGTCACCTTCCTCTTCGGCGGTCTGACCGGCGTCATCCTGGCCTCGCCGCCGCTGGACTTCCACGTGACCGACTCGTACTTCGTGGTGGCGCACTTCCACTACGTGGTCTTCGGCACGGTCGTGTTCGCGATGTTCGCTGGCTTCCACTTCTGGTGGCCCAAGTTCACGGGCAAGATGCTGGACGAGCGCCTCGGCAAGATCACCTTCTGGACGCTGTTCCTCGGCTTCCACGGCACCTTCCTGGTCCAGCACTGGCTGGGCGCCGAGGGCATGCCGCGCCGGTACGCCGACTACCTCGCCGTCGACGGCTTCACCGCGCTGAACACGGTCTCGACCATCAGCTCCTTCCTGCTCGGCCTGTCCATGCTGCCGTTCCTGTACAACGTGTGGAAGACGGCCAAGTACGGCAAGCCGGTCGGCGTGGACGACCCGTGGGGCTACGGCCGCTCGCTGGAGTGGGCGACCTCCTGCCCGCCGCCGCGGCACAACTTCGTCACCCTGCCGCGGATCCGCAGCGAGTCCCCGGCGTTCGACCTGCACCACCCGGACATCGCGATGCGGGAACAAGAGGCGTACGCGCTTCCGGCCACCGACGACCGGGGCCACGGGTGA